The sequence below is a genomic window from Lolium perenne isolate Kyuss_39 chromosome 4, Kyuss_2.0, whole genome shotgun sequence.
atcatactcctctcttgatccttgaaaacttcctccacaccaaactcgaaacaactcattagagggttagtgcacaatataaattgacatattcagaggtgacacaatcattcttaacacttctggacattgcataatgctactggacattaatggatcaaagaaattcatccaacatagcgaaagaggcaatgcgaaataaaaggcagaatctgtcaaaacagaacagttcgtattgacgaattttaaaatggcaccagacttgctcaaatgaaaatgctaaaattgaatgaaagttgcgtacatatctgaggatcatgcacgtaaattggcttaattttctgagctacctacagggaggtggactcatattcgtgacagcaaagaaatctggaactgtgcagtaatccaaatctagtacttacttttctatcaacggcttaacttggcacaacaaaacacaaaactaagataaggagaggttgctacagtagtaaacaacttccaagacacaaaataaaaacaaagtactgtaggtaaaaacatgggttgtctcccataagcgcttttctttaacgcctttcagctaggcgcagaaagtgtgtatcaagtattatcaagagacgaagtgtcaacatcataatttgttctcataatagaatcaaaaggtaccttcattctctttctagggaagtgttccatacctttcttgagaggaaattgatattttatattaccttccttcatatcaataatagcaccaacagttcgaagaaaaggtcttcccaatataatgggacaagatgcattgcattcaatatccaagacaacaaaatcaacgggaacaaggttattgttaacggtaatgcgaacattatcaactttacccaaaggtttctttgtagaatgatcagcaagattaacatccaaataacaatttttcaatggtggcaagtcaagcatattataaattttcttaggcataacgaaatacttgcaccaagatcacataaagcattacaatcaaaatctttaatcttcatcttaatgatgggctcccaaccatcctctaactttttaggaatagaggcttcgcgctctagtttctcttctctagcttttataagagcatttgtaatatgatgtgtaaaagccaaatttatagcactagcattaggacttttagcaagtttttgcaagaactttataacttcagagatgtggcaatcatcaaaattcaaaccattataatctaaagcaatgggatcatcatccccaatgttggaaaaaatttcagcgactttatcacgagcgagtttcagttttagcaatttcgtgcagtttttcgcgctttgcattagaagtggaaacattgctaacaccaattcttttattagtatgagtaggaggtgcagcaacatgtgtagcattagcattactagtggtggtaatagtccaaactttagctatattcttttctttagctagtttttcattttcttctctatcccacctagcacgcagttcagccattaatcttatattctcattaattctaacttgaatggcatttgctgtagtagtaattttattatgatgattctcattaggcaaaacttttgatttcaaaagatcaacatcaatgacaagactatcgactttagaagcaagtatatcaattttcccaagcttttcttcaacagatttgttaaaagcggtttgtgtactaataaattctttaagcatggcttcaagtccagggggtgaactcctattattgttgtaagaattcccataagaattaccatagccgttgccattattataaggatatggcctatagttgttactagaattgttccggtaagcattgttgttgaaattattatttttaatgaagtttacatcaacatgttcttcttgtgcaaccaatgaagctaatggaacattattaggatcaatattagtcctatcattcacaagcatagacataatagcatcaatcttatcactcaaggaagaggtttcttcgacagaatttaccttcttaccttgtggagctctttccgtgtgccattcagagtagttgatcatcatattatcaagaagctttgttgcttcaccaagagtgatggacataaaggtacctccagcagctgaatccaataaattccgcgaagaaaaatttagtcctgcatagaaggtttggatgatcatccaagtagtcagtccatgggttgggcaatttttaaccaaagatttcattctttcccaagcttgagcaacatgttcagtatctaattgtttaaaattcattatgctactcctcaaagatataattttagcagggggataatatctaccaataaaagcatccttgcatttagtccatgaatcaatactattcttaggcagagatagcaaccaatctttagctcttcctcttaatgagaaagggaacagttttagtttaataatatcaccatctacatctttatatttttgcatttcacataattcaacaaaattattaagatgggcaaagatcatcgaactaacacgagaaaattgctctcgcataacaagattcaagaaagcagtgtttaatttcaaagaattctgctgtagtagcaggtggagcaataggtgtgcataagaaatcattattatttgtggttgtgaagtcacacaacttagtattttcagcattGGCCATTTTAgctacagtaaataaaacaaactagataaagtaaatgcaagtaaactaatttttttgtgttttagatatagtgaacaagataacaagtaaagtaaaactagcaactaatttttttgtattttgatttagtgcagcaaacaaagtagtaaataaaactaagcaagacaaaaacaaagtaaagagattgagacgtggagactcccttgcagcgtgtcttgatctcccggcaacggcgctttaaatttgcttgatgcgtgtggttggcacgtccgttgggaaccccaagaggaaggtgtgatgcgcacagcggcaagtttccctcagtaagaaaccaaggtttaatcggaccagtaggagtcaagaaccacgttgaaggttgatggcggcgagatgtagtgcggcgcaacaccagtgattccggtgccaacgtggaacctgcacaacacaaccaaagtactttgccccaacgaaacagtgaggttgtcaatctcaccggcttgctgtaacaaagagttaaccgtattgtgtggaagatgattgtttgcgaaaacaagagaacaagtattgcagtagattgtatttcagtaaagagaattggaccggggtccacagttcactagaggtgtctctcccataagacgaacagcatgttgggtgaacaaattacagttgggcaattgacaaataaagagagcatgaccatgcacatacatatcatgatgagtatagtgagatttaattgggcattacgacaaagtacatagaccttcatccaaccgcatctatgcctaaaaagtccaccttcaggttatcatccgaacccctccggtattaagttgcaaagcaacagacaattgcattaagtatggtgcgtaatgtaatcaacaactacatccttagacatagcatcaatgttttatccctagtggcaacgacacaacacaaccttagaactttacatcctttgtcccagtgtcaatgcgaggcatgaacccactatcgagcataagtactccctcgtggagttacaagcatctactgggCCCGAGcagctactagtaacggagagcatgcaagatcataaacaacacataagcataactttgataatcaacataacaagtattctctattcatcggatcccaacaaacgcaacatatagaattacagatagatgatcttgatcatgttaggcagctcacaagatccgacaatgatagcacaatggggagaagacaaccatctagctactgctatggacccatagtccaggggtagactactcacacatcacaccggaggcgaccatggcggcgtagagtcctccgggagatgattcccctctccggcagggtgccggaggcgatctcctggatcccccgagatgggatcggcggcggcggcgtctctggaaggttttccgtatcgtggctctcggtactgggggtttcgtcacggaggctatttgtaggcggaagggcaggtcaagaggcggcacgggggcccacaccacaggccggcgcggccaaggggggggccgcgccgccctatggtgtggcccctccgtggcccctcttcgtctctccttcggacttctggaagcttcgtgagaaaataggcccctgggctttgatttcgtccaattccgagaatatttccttactaggatttctgaaaccaaaaacagcagaaacaaagaatcggcacttcggcatcttgttaataggttagttccagaaaatgcacgaatatgacataaagtgtgcataaaacatgtagataacatcaataatgtggcatggaacataagaaattatcgatacgtcggagacgtatcactcaactcatactttccggatacttaatcccacctttataaccacccatttacgcagtggcgtttgatgtaatcaaagtacctttccagcataagtgatttatatgatctcatggtcataaggactaggtaactatgtatcgaaagcttatagcaaataacttaatgacgtgatcttatgctacgcttaattgggtgtatccattacatcattcacataatgatataaccttgttattaataacatccaatgttcatgattatgaaactaatcatctattaatcaacaagctagttaagaggctttactagggactcattgttgtttacataacacacatgtatcaatgtttcggttaatacaattatagcatggtatataaacatttatcataaacataaagatatataataaccacttttattattgcctcttgggcatatctccaacaatggaCTCTCGCAGGGTGAAAGTGTTGTCGGGCGCCATGGTGGCATTGACTACATGCCTGGCAAGGTCTATTTGGATCGTTGCCTTGAACATGGACTAGCGGTTGATGGTGGTGACGAGTTCTAAAGCGAGGGTATGAGGCGCTCGTCAAGGGTCTGCTAGACTGGACGTGTGCTCCTGCTTTCGCCATAGCGTGACTCAGTGATTCCCATGGTAATTAGCTGGTGGGGCATTGTTTGTTTTTAGGCACGAGGCCCTGATGGCATGTTACTTCACCCATTGGTAGGTTTTTAGGTGTTTTGTGGTGGCTTCGGGTTTATGATGTATGCTCTCAGTAAATTTTTGTTGAATAAAATCAAATAAAAGGCGTATGCACAACTTAGGCTTCCCCATTTCCAAaataataaacatgaacccgtcgTAGCAAATTTGTTGCATGAATGTTGAAACAGAACCAAGAAGGCAAATAAAATATGCAACAATGATTTAGCAAGGTGGGAACAATGACGTGGGAAGAGGAAGGTGGCGGCGATTGGGGGACGTGGATGCGGGGAGAGGAGAGATGTTGAGGAAGAAGGTGAGCAAGCAAAAAGGAACAAGGAGTAGTCGAGTGGAGCTCACAGGGTATTTACGAAAACCCAAAAAAAATTGTACAACGGCCAAGCGATACGGTGATGTCTAAACCGTTATACTACCTTTCTCCATAAAGGATGTCGCaagtttatctaaatttaaatgtataTAAATATtcgttagtgtatagatacactcGAATTTAGATAAATCTTAATTTAGATAAATCTCCGACTCCTTTTTATGGACGAAGGGATTTTTTTTGGGTGTGACCAATTCTCACTCCATTGAGAATTAAGTTAATTGCCACTTAGGTGATGtcattgaattttaattgcaacTCATAACTAGCACGAAACACGAAGCAATCTAACAGTTGGGGGCATTTTATTAGTTACAACTTATGACTTACACGAATCACAAAGTAATTCAATGATCTATGTTTTTTATCAGTTGCAGTCCTATGTTGCATGCGGGAGATGGTTGAACGAATCAGGTGTGTGTTGACTGCCGACACAAACAATAGGGTGTTATGACCCGTCGATAAATAGATCTGTATGTCACGTCCACCTGCGGGGTCTTCGAGCTGACAGTAAAGCGACCAGTTAGAATCAAAGGGGGAGACTAAATAAATTGAAGTTCCAGAGTATAAAGGGGAGTAAAAAGTAGGTAATAGGGGACCATCTCCCTCAATGAACATGTTATCATGAATTACGGTGCAATTCAATTGTCTACGAGTTGATTGTGAACTAATCTAATTATAATTCCCACAATTAGGAAAATCACACGTAGAACGTTATACTTTTTTTTACAGCGGCActttattgatcacataacatcaaTATAAAAAATAGTCTTCCAGATAGAATTTGGTGCAGGATGGAACTAAAACCAAGACTAGTTACATCACAAGACGTAGCTTGCCGCTTCATTCATAGAATGTTTCGTATGTCGAAAAGAGACAGAGGCAAAGCTCGCCACCGCCTTCTTGATCTCTCCGACCACCCCCCGCCCACTGATGAGCAACCAGGTTTCAACGATAGGATGCGTTGGATTAGCCACAAATAATCAAATGCAAAAAAATCACCTTGTTGTAGCCATGATTTGCCCGCCACGTTCACCGCACGCAGAAGTGCCAGGGCCTCGGCCATCTAAGGGAAAGGAAATCCCTTCAACGGCCCGCTGATGGCAAGAACACATTGCCCACTGTTATCTCTGATGACTGCTCCAAGCGGCCGATCGAGGTTGGTCCGAAAACAGAGCAGCGTCGACATTGACCAAAACCTCGCCAGGTGGCGGCGGTGTCCATCTCTCCATCTTACTGGACTCACACCTAGTATTTGGCTTGGATTTGAAGCAACCAATGCATATATTTCGGAATGGATTTGCTAGTTCTCACTAGCGGATAACTAAATTTGTGCTCAATCAGATTCTATACCATTTGATTTGCTTCATGATTAATGCTACCGTAAGTAAGGAGTGAGATtagatttttattttttttaagagAAAGGAGTGAGATTAGATGAGTCAACTTCCAGCAGAGAAGACCGGGAGAGGTTGGACCGTCGATCTCAAAGACTGGAGAAGTAGGTCGCCTGGGCTTTGACCCAGCAAAAGGTATCAGTTGGGCCTACAACACCATTAACCCGATGAAGACGGCAAGACCCCCCAAGTCCAAGCTAGTCCGGTGTCCGTCTCTTTCGCCATAGACTCAAGGCCCAGTGCTGTCGCCACACCTGCAACGTTTTCCTTCGCTCGACACCGCTGCGGTGCGCTGTTGAAGCAACGTAGCACAGTGGTACTACTCCGGTCGCCGTCCCTCTGCCCCAATCAGGCAACCACCCTCAACAACTACCCACCCCACCACCAGCTCCACCGCACCCTCCCCCTCTCCCTCCCGCCTCCGGCAGCCCGCGCGCCGCCTCCCTTCCCCACGGCCCTCCTCGGATAGCTAGATCCCTCCGAGTCGAGGAGCGAGTCCTGGCGGCGGCGTGGAGCGCCTGCCGGCGTCATGGGCAGGACGGCGGCAGGGGGAACCGGAGAGTGCCTTAATCTCCGGCGAGGAACACCCCGCGACGCGACGGAGAGGCGGCGGCGGATTGACGCGCCGGCTGGGTCAACTTCTTACTCGGCAAGCCTGGAGCGGTCCACGTGGCGCGCGCCAGCTGGTTGGGCCCACGcgtcaggggaagaaaccctcgcCTTGGGTTCGCCGCCCCTCCGCGTCCGGGGAGCTTATTTAAAACGCTGCGCGTTGGCATTGCCGCTACAGTGATAACCGCCGCAGGCCGCAACAACAACAAACATCTCCTCCTCCCTCCCTCCTCGTCGTCTCCCTCTGCTCCCCACGCGCATGATCCAGTTCCTCCCCGgcatgtcgtcgtcgtcgtcggacaAGGAGGCGGCGGACCGCGCCAAGCCCCGCTCGGCGAGTGCGGCGGCGCCCGGCAAGTCCAGCTCGGCGCGGGCCGCGGCACCCAGCAAGTCAACTTCGGCGGCCCGCGCCAGGTTCAGCTCGGCGTCGCTGCCCGTGGGCGGCAAGTCCCGGTGGTCGGAGGTGGGCGTGGCGCCGTTCCAGGACGGGCAGTACGTGCGTCTCCTCAACCGCGGCCGCGGCGGGTACCTCTTCGCGGACGAGACGGGGCGGGGCGTCTCCGTGGACCGCCGCCGCGGGATGGCCAACACGGCGTGGGTCGCGCAGGTGCTCGAGACCGACACCAACTACCACGTGCTGCTCCGCAGCGCCTACGGCCGCCACCTCGCCGTCACGCGCGCCCCGGCGCCCGAGGGCCACGTCGGCTGCGGCGCCGCGCAGTGCGCCTTCGACGGGCCGGACGACGCCCACGTCATGTGGTGGACCACCCCGGGGAAGGGCGGCAGCGTCGTGCTGCTCCACGGCACGTCCGCCAGCCTCACGGCGCTCCGGGCCAACGGGCGGTACCGCCGCTGGCACAGGGGCGTCACCGTCGAGGCCATCAACCGCTCCCGCGTCACCTCGATGATGGAGTGGGAGGTTGAGGTCATCCCGCTCAGGGTGGAGAGGCCGCCCTACCAGCTGCGACCAGGAGGCGCCGATGCTGTAAGCTCATCACTCTCATGTCTCAACCCTTCCTCCCTGCACAATTCATCATGGCTATTCTGATGCTTGGGACTCCCAGTGCTTAAGCGTTAGGCTATGGATCGCTTCTGACAACGTTGCAACAAGTGCTGTTTACACCATACAGTTTGTATTGCCAATTCTCGGCACTGTCTGCTCAAACAGGATGCATTGCTTTCATAACCGATCGAGTATTTTTTTTGCTGATCGCTAGAACCTAGGCCTGCATCATAGTTTTTCAATCGTGTTGCGTATTGGCTAATTTGAGGGCGTCCCCTGCTTAATTATTACTGTACGAGTTCCTTGCTTAAATATATGGGAATTGGGTCTTTTTTTTTGGCGAAATGGGAATTGGGTCCTTTGATGATCACTATCGTATCTAATTCCCTCCACATCACTAAACACAAAGGATAAGGTTGCAACCGGTGCTAGCAGCAACCAGAGCGGCCACACCGGTGCTTCTCAGTTCTCAACTTCTTGCCTGCGTCTCTTCGATCTGTGCAACTTTGGCTGACTACTAAAACCTAGGTCTTGCATCATAAGCTTTCAATTCGTGTTGCGTATTGGGTACTATGGGGGCGTCCCCTGCTTAGTTATCACCGTAGGTGGTCCTTGCTTAAATCTGATAATTGTGTCCTTTGATGACAGCTAATATTGTACTTGGCACTGTCAAAACTCTGGATTCTGCTTTGATTGCcctgtaaattcttcacatcgatCTTTGGAACTGAACTAGTCCCTTTGTTGATTTAAGGTGTTAATTTTGTGACTTGGTTTCTTTATTAGAGTACCGATCATGTGTATCACCTCACCTATGCCTTATTTGGTGTCACCTAAGCATTCTTCTGCAATTCGCATGGCAGCTATGGCACCCAGGTTCTGCAGAGAAGATGGAAATCAATTGCGCTGTGGCAGATGATAACGGCAGCACCGATGGCCGGGGCTGGGAAACTATCCAGTTCCGTGGCAGGAGTCTGATGGAGCTGG
It includes:
- the LOC127293114 gene encoding uncharacterized protein, producing the protein MIQFLPGMSSSSSDKEAADRAKPRSASAAAPGKSSSARAAAPSKSTSAARARFSSASLPVGGKSRWSEVGVAPFQDGQYVRLLNRGRGGYLFADETGRGVSVDRRRGMANTAWVAQVLETDTNYHVLLRSAYGRHLAVTRAPAPEGHVGCGAAQCAFDGPDDAHVMWWTTPGKGGSVVLLHGTSASLTALRANGRYRRWHRGVTVEAINRSRVTSMMEWEVEVIPLRVERPPYQLRPGGADALWHPGSAEKMEINCAVADDNGSTDGRGWETIQFRGRSLMELGNELAQRLGDRVSFQDITLFIQAGNLGQPTLLLTDLPHRDDRVDIVVFRVGTAGHDRLLFPDLDAE